The genomic stretch CGGTTCTTTTAATTCAGTAGTCCCGGCAGGAGGTTGATTATCTCCACGGAAGACGTAGGGAGTACCCTGCTGCTCATCTATGGCTCTAAAGAATGTCGAGGCAACTCGCTGGATACTGGCCATGGCAACTGGGTCCTCTGGGTTGATACCTTTGCGACGAAGGTTTGTCTCTATTTTCTTGATATTTAGTTTTTGAGACTCAAGAGCCTGCTCATATCTAGCCTTGAATAAAGCCTGCAGTAAGGATGATCACATTTAATCATAGCACAAAGCCAACAATATAACCACATAAATACAAAATGGACAAAGCCAAAAACAGTGAGAAACAATAGGAAAATTGGGTTGAACTATCAACTGATATTTTTAGGGTAATCCAAAGGAGTGTCCAAATGTCATTGCAGAGTGGTATAGTCCAAAGCATCATTTAATAGGAAAAAGTAACTGCAAGGGACTGACCTTCCTTTTGGTAAGCGTGTTAAAAGGTATGAGGTTCTTTGGTTGACGGTAGTTCCTTCCTCGAAACATGATAATTGTTTTGGTATTGTGAATGTTAACCACTATACCACCACTCAATCTTGTTAGCATTGATGCCATTTCCTTAATTTTTTCCTTCGGAAAGTTGTCACAGCAAACTTGTACTGTCTCATGGAATTTCCAGTGCATATGCATGTTTTGAACAACACCTCCAAAGACTCCACGAACTCCAACAGGGACATAGTTTCTATTTCTGAATCCAATCTTCTTGTAAGCCTGTAGCTGCTCAGCTGTTAAAAGCTCTGGATCATGACGAGGAGCTGGTAGGTCGGGTAGCTCGTACTTCTTGAGCTTTTGTAGAAGTAAAGCAACTTTTTTCTTGGCCTAAATAAAATTAACCAGAAAACATGGTAAGTCAGTGAATTTGCTATACTAAatatgattcttcgattcaaataAAATCAAGATTATAACAGGGTAAAcagaaacatgaaaaataaaatagaTATCGTACTTAGTTTGGTCTCTATAGAGAAGGAATGAAATGATGAGGCAAGGAGTACCTAATTCAGTAATTCCTCACCAAATGCGTGCAGCAAAAGAACAGAAAAAATGGGAAAGTGGTGTAAACAAAATTTCTTGATAGATCTGGCAAATATAATCCGTTTTCAGTAGATGCTTCAATGCAGCAACTAGAGAACCGCTTGTTTGAGAACAATGTTCCTATGTCCTATATTTCAGAAAGAAGGTTAGTATTCTACAAGTTCTGATGTGACCTATTTTTCACCGGGCAATCAGGACAAATGTAAATGTTGATATTTATCTGAGAATCCAAACTGTCCAAACAATTGGCACCGGCAATaggttatttaagttttattttgtTGATTGTGAAACCGTATGGGTGTTGGTAATCACCTAAACACACGACTGATTATGTGCATGCATCATGAGTATAATGGGAAGCCACAGGTCTTAGTTTTCTAGCAGAGTTAGCTGATGTATCTTATTAGAGATAGCCTTATTATCCATATCAAAATTTCTAGTTTACAGGCAATGGAGTTGGATTTATACCATCTCCTTTCTTTGATTCATCGTTACTTGAACAAATATCACAATGCAAATGATGCATTTCTCGCTCTTACAAGCGGAACAACATCCTGAATTCCCTTGATAAAAGGCAGGCGCAGATCGAACAAATCCCACCGTAAAAAGTGGATCACAGCGAAATGCTGCAAGCACCGTCGCCACAAGAGAGAGGGGAGCATTTCGCCTGCGCCGGAATGGGCGTTAGAGGGGATGTGGGAAGCGAGGGGAGACGGCGCTTACCCTCCGCATGCTGTGGATGAGCCTCTCGTCTTCGGTCATGAGCTTCTTCCTGAGCTTGACGGCGCGGCGCAGCTCCCGCTGCGTGCGGCCGGTCTCCTTCGCCATTCGCTTCTCCACCTTGCTCCGCATGCTCCTCCCTTTGCTCGTCGACATCAGCCGCCGGTACAGCACtcccgcgcccgccgtcgccgccgcggaggccgccgcctcgccccctccccccctcgccgccgccgcggaggccGCGGAGCTAATCGAGGGGGCGCACCTCCCGTGGAGCGACCCGGAGGCTGCCCTCGGGAGGCTCCGGCGGAGGCCTCTCAGCGCCCACATGGTGTGCCGCCGGTGCttgtggaaggcggcggcgaggtgGGCGGAAGGGGGGCGGGTttaggtcggcggcggcggcaagggcgATAAACCCTGGGCTGAGCTGCTGCGAGGAGCTTCTACTGTCCGTTGGATGGGCTGTTGTCGACGTGGACGAATGTTCTACCGTCAGCCCGCCAGTTTGAGAGTGGGTTTACAACTGTACAAGTAGGTATTTTGTGTTCGAGAAAGCCCGCAGATTTTCTTTTTAATCAGTTTGTAAGAATGCACAATAACATTATACAAATTCATTCTAGGGATGACAGAAACAAATTTGCTCACAATAGTTTCTTACAAATTATAGTCTGCAGGAGTATTCCATAGGGCGCATCATTCTTTCATTCCGATTCATTTGATTTACCAGCCGCAAATTGTTTTCACCTTATTCATGTTTCTCCGCCGTTGGATGTAGTCTTTTCTTTGTCCACTTTCATTTTGGATTGATATGTCTATTCGTATATGCCAACTAGATCTATGTGCACGTGGGATCGCACAGCGAAATCACCTCGTTCGCGTCGCACAAATCGTTCTCGTCCACGTCGTGCACCTCACGGCGGAAATCCTAGATCGTGaaaatatatgcgtccatctctttCTAAGCCCAACCTCGCGGAAACACTTGCCCCGTCCCTCACCGCTGATGGGCGCCCTCGCCTGCATGATCTTTATGTTGCTCGTCACCTACTTCTTTGTCATTGTAGGTTGCGGCGTTGCACTCCTTATCCGCCGCGTCCTAATTCCAGTGGATGGCGGCGGCTCCACGAGCCCTCACCATGAAGAAGCCACATGATAAGTGTAGGTTGGCAGGCCGCACAACATCACACGACTGGTGGACGATGGCGGTCGGTCACCTACAACGGGTGGAAAATGATGGTTGTGGCTGTTGGTGGCATTAGTTAATGAACTACAAGGGACATCGAGCGACCAACCATGTATCCTCAGCTCATGGCGATGTACCAATGCTTCCACACGCTTCCGTACTCGCATCACTGCACCTGCTTCGTGTCTAGCAGCGAAGGAAGCAATCGCAGATAGGTCATGGTGGCAAAGAGGGTGCCAGAGAAGACCAAGAGATGGGCGGCATAAGAGATAAGGGATATGTGAGAAGATACATGAAGGATAAGGAAGGCGTCGGGCCCCACATTGGCTCCCTCACTGCGGCCTAGCTTCTCATCGGTGATATCACCCATGAAAACATGTTTGGAGTTTGATGGTGCTACAAACCAGGGAAGGAGCGATAGACGGCACATCTCTAGGTTTTCATCCTGGCATTCAGTGTGGGAGGTAGGATATCACAACGCCCCAAGCCATCTAAGTTGACTATAGCTACATTAGGGCTACAATGCTCACCGAGCCAGAGTTTGAGTCTTGCTTTGAGTCTTGCGACCGTACTCATAAGGCGGAGTGTTTCACGCATTAACTGGCCCCTAATCTGCGTAGACCAAGGGAAAACACTCATAATTTATGGCATGGACTACTGGGGTATCTAATCATGTTTGCTCCCCATGCTTTCGCACCCCAGCATCACATCGGTAGGGACCCAAAGAGTTGCATGCCCTCATGCCACCGCCATCGTCCATGCGCGGCTAGCCTGGCCAATTGGACTGCTGGTTCAATTTTCTAATGATTTGTTTGTTTTCTTTGTTTCATTCTAATTCAGCTTGTTTGCTTGTAAGATAAAAGATAATGTTGTTTGGAAAAGTAGGACTATATGCTTGTTCTCTTAAAAAATAGCGACGGAGGTCTTCAATGTGAATTACTTGAGGGAAACTAGAATTGCAACCAAAATGTAGCTATGAGTAGGGCTAATGTATTTGTTATGTGCATGCGACAAAAGGTTTATAAATATTGTATGGAAGTAATTTGTTCGAAATTACAACAAACTATTTGGAGCCAATTCACCACGTGATGCCATTGCTCGTTCTTGAACCGAAATCGTCTCCAAATCATGCAATGTAGTTTCACCGGGTATATATACAGTTTTACTAGTAAACTAGATATAAGAGATGACCACCAAGGGAGCAGAGGCTCTAGTGGGGAGCATGGCGCCAGCTGGCGCGTCCGGGTTGGCCACTGCACGCCCCATCAGCCTGCCTGAGGAGATCCTGCCGGCTCAGCACGCCAGGCCGCATGTGTTGCCGACGCTGGTGGGGCCTAGCACGGGCAGGGATCGCATGTGACTGGCAGAGCAGCAAGGTTCTCCTGCTGTTGGAGCTGGATTTTCTGCGACAAAGCATCATGTTGCCTTTTCTGTTGTTTTGAGGGAAAATAAAGGtatatgtgttgttgttgatttgcAAAAAAATTCGTCACCAACTGTGGTAACGAGACAATTTTCAGGTACTCCAACAAATACTGTAACATACCTTGAAGGAAGAACAGTGACGATTTCTATGATGAATGATGTTGCGGTTTTTTGGGGGTATTGCAGCTCCACCATTGTCTGTTCGGCGAGTGACATGATTTGTGCTTAGCCAAACACGGATGCCACGCAGATGGAAAGGGTCATGCAGAATGTCAACCTGAGACACGACCTTACTTCTCCAGGTAATGGGAAACATAAACCTTCGCTTGCTTCTTTATCTGATGATGATATCTTGGTTAAGGCGAGTCGCCTAGGTATTTCTTTGGGGGAAAATAAAACGGAAGTTTGAAAAGCGGGAGAATCTATTAAAGAGTTGACGTTAATCGAACTCTAGTTATCTTAAAGAAAAATGTTGAGGATCATCTAGATAAGGAAGAAGGCTAAAATGGTTTGCTAACCTCTAAATTCTTAAGTCTTACTAGAGAGTTGATAATAGAGGAGGCACAAGAGTTATTGGAACAAGACGATCTGTTAATTTCCATAATTAAACTTAAGAAAACCAGAAAGAAGAAGGATTTTGATTTGTCAGGGGTTCGAAGAAGTGCTAGATTCAAAAACAAAGGTCCAGGTTAAAATGAGTTCAGTAAAAGGTTTATTTTGGAATTCGGATGGGTTTGGTGATGTTGCGAAACACTTGTTCGTCAAGGAACATCTAAGGGAGGAAAAGTTAGATTTTATCGCCTTACTGGAGACGGGAAGATCTAATTTTTCAATACCCTTTCTTAAAAATTTGGCGAATGGGTTAGACTATTCTTGGTTGCTGTCTTCCACCTCATGGGAGGTTTGGAGGTATCCTTGTTGGAATATATAATGTGTCATTGCAAGTTGGTACAGTTGAGACAAGAGATTTTTGTGTCAAACTACATGTCAGATGTAAACATGATAGGTTTGAATGGGTATTAGTGCCAGTTTATGGTGCTGCTCAAGATACTCATAAAGCATAATTTCTTACTGAACTTGCCAGGATGGGTGATTTAGGATCTATCCCTTCTCTAATTGGTGGGGATTTCAATATTTTGAGAAGAAAAGAGGATGTTAATGCCATTGTTGAGAGTCTTAACCTGCGAGAGATTGCTCTCTCAGGTAGACAATTCACTTGGGCTAATCGAAAGGAAAATCCAACGTATGAGAAGGTTGACCGTATCCTTTCGACAGTAGAGTGGGAACAAAAATCCCCTTTAGTTATTGTGAGAGCTTTGACAAGGACTGGATCAGACCATGCTCCTTTTTTAATTGATTAGGGTAATCATGCTCATATAGGCAATAAAAGCTCACTTTTCTTCTGAAACTTCATGGTTGaaacatgaatttttttatgAGATAGTGAAACCTGAATGGGAGGCTGAGAATCATGGAAATACTCCTATTGCCAAATGACAGAACAAATTAAGACATCTTAGACGTTTTCTCAAAGGCTGGGCAAAATGTTTAAGTGGTCAttacaagaaagaaaaagaaaggttgCTTTCATTAATAGATGAATTGGACTTGAATGCTCAGTCAACTCCTCTAaatgatgatgaaataaataAGTTACGAAAGGCAAATGATGATTTAATAAAACTTCGTAGAGATGAGGAGACAAAATGAGCACAAAGAGCCAAGGTAAaacatattcaagaaggggggaatAATACCAAATATTTTCACTTAATTGCAAATGGTAAACATAGAAGGAAAATAATTTTTCAATTAGAACAAGAGGAAGGAACCATAGTGGGTGATGAAAACTTGAAAGTTTATATATCTAAATATTATAAAAATTTGTTTGGAGAGCTAGCTACTTCTACCCAGTTTCGCCCAAGAtttaaaatagcacgctatttctccgctaatagaGCAGTATAGCATATCTAGAGGTCCatgctaaattttagtaattttgcttGCTGTGGCGCTATTTGCGAATAGCATGTTATATCgcgctaaaacttcatagcgttagcgctATTTTTCGggcaagttgctttcactttttttGTGGTGATGAAGTGCAATCTGTTGGTTCCACTTCTAAATCAGaagataatatcgctaatgctaataatttttaataaataatttataccgTTTTTGCCCTGTGACCAAACTTTACATggatgttaagaggggtcgtggtagaccaaacttgacatgggaggagtccgttaagagagacatgaaggtttggaatatcgacaaagatttagccatggacaggggtgcgtggaagttagctatccacgttccggaaccatgacttggcttcaAGACCTTGTggatttcaactctagcctaccccgacttgtttgggactgaaaggcttagtTTTTGTTGTTGATATTGTTCTTGTTGCCCTGTGACATGATGATGTTATCCTTCTAAAATATTTGTGATCTTATTTTAtgtgtggttatgtatgtattaTTCAGTCAATTTTGGACTATATATCCATTCGttctagtaaaattatttatttttaggctatatttagtattattttgaaaacgctatttgaaatataccacgctattagcacgatatagcgtccacAACGTTTAAAGGAGGCTgcagctatttcatttagcacgctattttaaaccttggtttcgccaGTACATTCCGCAATTAACCCAAGAGAAGAATAATATCCTTGTGCCGAATTTACAGAGAAGGAAGACAAGGAtgctattttccaaatggaactaaATAAATCTCTAGGTCAtgatggttttccagctgagttttatcaaacctttcGGGATGTTATCAAAGGGGATTTAATGCCAATGTTCTATCAACTGCATTCAGGGGAACTACAATTGTTCAAATTGAACTTTGGTGTTATTACCTTGTTACCTAAAAAGGAGAATGCGGTTcaaatccaacaatatagaccaatcTATCTTCTCAAtgttagtttcaaaattttcacgaaGGTCGCTACTATTAGAGCTAATACTGTGGCTGAAACACTTATTAGTCCTACACAGTCGGCATTCATGCCAGGATGACATATCCTTGAAGGATTAGTTgtcttacatgaaaccattcatgagcttcatcggaagaaaatggatggagtgatatttaaaattgattttgagaaggcttatGATAAGGTAAAATGGCCTTTTCTTCAACAATCATgcacatgaaaggttttgatcccaAATGGTGCCAACTCATCTAACAATTTGTTAGAGGAGGAAGTGTAGGGATCAAGATCAATGATGACATTGCTCACTATTTTCAAACTAGAAAGGGTCTTAGACAAGGGGATCCATTGTCACCTTTATTATTCAACATTATTGCAGACATGCTGGCCATCCCAATAGCAAGGGCGAAGGAGGATGGACAGATAGGAAGTCGTATTCCTCATCTAGTTGAAGGAGGAATTTCTAtactacaatatgctgatgatacaatactttttatggaacatgactttgaaaaggctgtaaatatgaaacttatattgcgtttctttgaagaattgtcAGGACTAAAAATCAACTTCCACAAAAgtgagattttctgttttggCAAGGCTAAAGAAGAAGAGAAACAGTACAAACAACTTTTTGGTTGTGAATCTGGTTCTTTGCCCTTCAGGTATTTGGGTATTCTAATTCATTATAGAAAGTTAAAAAACTCTGAATGGAACCCAGTTGAGATTCATTTTGAGAAAAATCTTGGGTGTTGAGCTAGAAAGATGTTATCATATGGGGATCGCCTTGTATTGATTAACTCTGTTCTTACTAGCTTACCGATCTTTATGTTATCTTCCTTTGATATACCTAAAGGGGTAATGAAGAGATTAGATTTTTTCCGATCATGTTTCTTTTGGAAATGTGAGGAAAATAAAAAGCAATATCGGTAAACTAAGTAGAAATTAATTTGCAGGCCCAAAGACCAAGGTGGTCTGGGAATTGAAGTACTGGAGATTAAAAATTCTTGCCTGATTAGCAAATGGCTTTATAAGCTCCTTTCTGAAGAAGGGTTATGGCAACAACTTTTAAAAAACAAGTACCTTTCACAGAAAACCTTGGATGAAGTTGAAAGTAAGCCTACTGATTCACCTTTCTAGAAGGGACTAATGTAAGTTAAAAGGAAATTCTTTAGCAGAAGAAAATTTGAAGTAGGTTCCGGAGAAGGAGTGCGTTTTCGGGAAGACAGAATGTTAGGTGAGCAGACCCTTGCATCTAAGTATCCCCAACTATACAATATTGTCCATCGCAAGCATGATACGGTGGCAAATGTTATGAGTTCAACTTCGTTAAATATTGGTTTTTGGAGAAGGCTGATTGGCGATAAATGGGATCAATGGGTACACCTATGCCAAAGATTAATGGAGATAAATCTAAATGAGGACCAAGATAGGTTCGTTTGGGGCCTAACATATGTATGCTGATATGTTAAAAGGACATACAAGATATCTTCGTAAGTATCTTTGTAAAATAAAAATCCCACTGAAAattaaaatctttatgtggttccttagtaagaaaGTCCTCTTGACCCGTGATAATCTAGCAAAGAGGAATTAGAATGGAAACACGAAATGCTCTTTCTGTGATGCTGAGGAATTAGTGGAACATTTGTTTATTTCCTGTACTTTTGCTAGGCTTATTTGGCGGGTGGTTTTTgctgcatataatattccacatgaaagagcaaaatctatacctcgtgttttggtgtttgataacaacactagaaTGAATTTCACCGTGTGCCTAGTTCgcttttgatagatttgcaagtgcacggtgtcctcgctgaacacttcgggatcggaag from Lolium rigidum isolate FL_2022 chromosome 4, APGP_CSIRO_Lrig_0.1, whole genome shotgun sequence encodes the following:
- the LOC124708613 gene encoding CRM-domain containing factor CFM9, mitochondrial; the protein is MWALRGLRRSLPRAASGSLHGRCAPSISSAASAAAARGGGGEAAASAAATAGAGVLYRRLMSTSKGRSMRSKVEKRMAKETGRTQRELRRAVKLRKKLMTEDERLIHSMRRAKKKVALLLQKLKKYELPDLPAPRHDPELLTAEQLQAYKKIGFRNRNYVPVGVRGVFGGVVQNMHMHWKFHETVQVCCDNFPKEKIKEMASMLTRLSGGIVVNIHNTKTIIMFRGRNYRQPKNLIPFNTLTKRKALFKARYEQALESQKLNIKKIETNLRRKGINPEDPVAMASIQRVASTFFRAIDEQQGTPYVFRGDNQPPAGTTELKEPHDHPSEDSDQEELDHFIAEIESAAEKQWEEEEAAEKEETSRLQYRYREEMGERRGFSRSYDNSDGDDRSQGRYRRDNNSNKWTTDTRRWDDDSEIEPSGEDLDDRRGFSRSYNNPDAEDRSQGRYRRDNNNNSNKRTSDSRRWDDDTEASGEDWDSDDGRDNAVGFDNERGALDEHPRRFESMRPESSRSSHTQNYTPRASRGSSQTPKRSVTVSDDSEDDDSDTENDEVWGSDYKEETSSRATKVNFSNYESSSSSEEEGTNDNWKRSGSTGQMKKNTDEDWDSD